A genomic segment from Deltaproteobacteria bacterium encodes:
- a CDS encoding CbbQ/NirQ/NorQ/GpvN family protein, which translates to MTSPLSLTDSFYSLHHEIEIFERCFRSRLPLLLKGPTGCGKSQLVSYMAKKLELPLVKVACNEDTSSADLLGRFLLKGSEMIWQDGPVTRAVRQGALLYLDELAEAREDVIVALHPLTDHRREIYLDRVNEVVSASNSFMCVASFNPGYQKGFKELKPSTRQRFINLVMTYLDRDTEVKLLCERTGLSEDLSLKLIKLAEKIRNLSELNLRETVSTRLLVYAAILIRDGMNPRRACYSSIAEVLSDDPEVIQTLKDLVDLSL; encoded by the coding sequence ATGACGAGTCCTTTATCTTTAACTGACTCTTTTTATTCCCTTCATCATGAGATCGAAATTTTTGAAAGATGCTTTCGCTCTCGGTTACCTTTGCTTTTAAAGGGACCTACGGGATGTGGAAAATCTCAATTAGTTAGCTATATGGCAAAAAAATTAGAACTTCCTTTGGTTAAAGTGGCCTGTAATGAGGATACCAGCAGTGCGGATTTATTGGGACGTTTTCTTTTAAAAGGCTCGGAAATGATTTGGCAAGATGGCCCCGTCACAAGAGCTGTTCGTCAAGGGGCCTTGCTCTATTTAGATGAGTTGGCAGAAGCAAGAGAAGATGTGATCGTTGCCTTGCACCCCCTCACGGACCATCGAAGAGAAATCTATTTAGATCGAGTGAACGAAGTGGTTTCAGCGTCGAATTCTTTTATGTGTGTTGCAAGCTTTAATCCAGGTTATCAGAAAGGTTTTAAGGAATTAAAACCTTCTACCCGGCAACGATTTATTAATTTAGTGATGACCTATTTAGACCGCGACACTGAAGTCAAACTTCTCTGCGAAAGAACCGGATTATCTGAAGACCTTTCATTAAAACTCATTAAACTCGCTGAAAAAATCAGGAACCTGAGTGAGTTAAACTTAAGAGAAACTGTTTCGACACGCTTGTTGGTCTACGCAGCTATTTTGATAAGAGATGGCATGAACCCTCGGCGGGCTTGTTACTCAAGCATCGCAGAAGTTCTTAGCGATGACCCAGAGGTGATTCAAACCCTCAAAGATCTTGTTGACCTGAGCCTTTAA
- a CDS encoding cbb3-type cytochrome c oxidase subunit I, producing MKFKSQKVAYWFFAVCMLLFSLQLVYGFLMGFAHMGFDGLHAIIPFNAARATHTNLLVMWLLAGFMGAAYYIIPEEADRELISVKWAYVQLIALVVVGVTAIIGFHFNWWEGRKFLEIPRPLDYLVVVDVLLFIGLIGGTILKGKRYTTTSSVLFFGLLMTALLYLPGMINTDHQSMDSYWRWWVVHLWVEGVWELIMGAILSFLLIKLTGVDREIIEKWLYIIVGFTFLSGILGTGHHYYYIGTPRYWLMIGGVFSALEPIAFFAMAIYAVSMAKKGGRMPENKTALLWTLGCAIMSFVGAGLLGFAHTIPQVNLYTHGTLVTAMHGHMAFWGAYACLVLAIITYSMPLMTGRKLQDSAMNIFAFWTSNIGMTAMTVALGIAGVAQVYLERRIGMDFLSVQKEVEVHFLGLVLAASLFTLGIMAYIWNFIRFGKPVGEVSHK from the coding sequence ATGAAATTCAAATCCCAAAAAGTCGCCTATTGGTTTTTTGCCGTTTGCATGCTGCTGTTTTCATTGCAATTAGTTTATGGCTTTTTGATGGGCTTTGCCCACATGGGTTTTGATGGTCTCCATGCCATTATCCCCTTCAATGCCGCCAGAGCAACCCACACTAATTTATTAGTTATGTGGCTGCTCGCTGGGTTTATGGGCGCTGCCTATTATATTATCCCTGAAGAAGCGGATCGAGAATTAATTTCCGTGAAGTGGGCCTACGTTCAATTGATTGCCCTTGTGGTTGTGGGTGTGACTGCGATTATTGGTTTTCACTTTAATTGGTGGGAAGGTCGCAAATTTTTGGAAATTCCAAGACCCTTAGATTACCTTGTGGTTGTGGATGTTTTGTTATTCATAGGATTGATCGGCGGAACTATTTTGAAAGGAAAAAGATACACAACAACCAGTTCCGTTCTTTTCTTTGGGCTCTTAATGACTGCCCTTTTGTATTTGCCTGGAATGATAAATACAGACCACCAGTCCATGGATTCTTACTGGCGCTGGTGGGTAGTGCATCTTTGGGTTGAAGGTGTTTGGGAGTTAATTATGGGAGCCATCCTGTCGTTCCTATTGATTAAACTGACAGGGGTTGACAGAGAAATTATTGAAAAATGGCTCTACATCATTGTGGGTTTCACTTTTCTTTCTGGAATCCTCGGCACGGGTCATCACTATTATTATATTGGAACTCCCAGATATTGGCTGATGATTGGTGGCGTTTTTAGTGCTCTGGAACCCATCGCTTTTTTTGCCATGGCTATCTACGCCGTCTCTATGGCTAAAAAAGGTGGCAGAATGCCGGAAAATAAAACGGCACTTCTGTGGACCTTAGGTTGTGCTATCATGTCCTTTGTGGGTGCCGGTCTCCTCGGTTTTGCTCATACCATACCCCAGGTGAATCTGTACACCCATGGAACCCTTGTCACGGCCATGCATGGACATATGGCCTTTTGGGGAGCCTATGCCTGTTTGGTTTTAGCTATTATTACCTACTCCATGCCTCTCATGACAGGCCGAAAATTACAAGATTCGGCAATGAATATTTTTGCCTTTTGGACTTCTAATATTGGAATGACCGCCATGACTGTCGCGCTCGGTATTGCCGGAGTGGCACAGGTCTACCTTGAAAGACGCATTGGCATGGATTTTCTGAGTGTTCAAAAAGAAGTTGAAGTGCATTTTTTGGGCTTAGTTTTGGCTGCCTCTTTATTTACTCTTGGAATTATGGCCTATATTTGGAACTTTATCCGATTTGGCAAACCCGTTGGGGAAGTCAGTCATAAATGA
- a CDS encoding c-type cytochrome, which produces MLSKSQAKAFFLFGTALCSAAFIGLTLDTFQRLPAQTKSENLTPEVIRGKHLWDKNNCMGCHTLLGEGAYYAPELTKVYERRGENFIKLILKDPQKMYPNDRKMVNYHFSDQEISDLTLFLKWIGEMDLNGFPPKPTLTAMNGPSKENTSAMKPVVFTQICVACHAVQEQGGKVGPALDGVGSKFDSDYLRKWISDPQAVKPDSKMPKLPLTETEISELVQYLSQLKEGGK; this is translated from the coding sequence ATGTTATCAAAATCACAAGCTAAAGCTTTTTTTCTATTTGGTACGGCACTTTGTTCGGCTGCTTTTATTGGATTAACGCTGGATACATTTCAGCGCCTTCCGGCTCAGACAAAGTCTGAAAATCTCACTCCCGAAGTGATCAGAGGGAAACACTTGTGGGATAAAAATAATTGCATGGGTTGCCACACTCTTTTAGGGGAAGGGGCCTACTATGCGCCGGAACTCACTAAAGTCTATGAAAGACGTGGTGAGAATTTCATTAAGCTCATACTGAAAGACCCTCAAAAGATGTACCCCAATGATCGAAAAATGGTGAACTATCATTTTTCTGATCAAGAAATTTCGGATCTCACTTTGTTTTTAAAATGGATTGGCGAAATGGACTTAAATGGCTTTCCTCCAAAACCCACATTGACCGCCATGAACGGACCTTCTAAGGAAAATACCTCCGCCATGAAACCTGTGGTGTTCACTCAGATATGTGTGGCTTGCCATGCAGTTCAAGAGCAAGGTGGCAAAGTTGGCCCAGCACTTGATGGCGTCGGCAGCAAATTTGATTCCGATTATTTGAGGAAATGGATCTCTGATCCTCAAGCTGTAAAGCCTGATAGCAAAATGCCCAAACTGCCTCTGACCGAAACCGAAATCTCTGAACTGGTTCAATATCTATCTCAACTTAAAGAAGGAGGAAAATAG
- a CDS encoding ATP-binding protein, translating into MSFLGRKSELALLEEIYSRPHFGLVTVQGRRRIGKSTLIHFFAKKMDCRLYEFQGLSPREGQTNKDQLNHFAKSYAKYLGIKSIQFSDWSEGLGQLEKLCQKDKIIILLDEISWLGGKDPDFPGKLKNTCDLLNRKNASILLILCGSVSSWIQRNILNNTGFVGRISSEIFLKELSLFEAKKFLVERNKKIKTTEIIKFLSLTGGVPKYLEEINPKESAEHTINYFFMNVNGFFFTEFETIFNDIFGKRNDLYKKILLQLNKKPMTLNEITKSLNLPLNGDSTDYLFDLEQAGFIKKFYSWNFKGGNSKNYKYRIIDNYTRFYLKYVYPKKNRIQGLPHKLNNKEIIQWPIIFALQLENLIINNLSSLMNVLKIDVNTIENLGPYFQTQTKIKNGLQIDLLIQCKRGVLHLCEIKSGSAIELSVVDEVKLKNKNLKKPKGFTIFNHLIHLGAVSNSVIESDFFDKIIPVEKLLDIGDEA; encoded by the coding sequence ATGTCATTTTTAGGAAGAAAATCTGAATTAGCTCTGCTTGAAGAAATTTATTCTCGACCTCATTTTGGCCTTGTAACAGTACAGGGACGCCGAAGAATCGGCAAAAGCACATTGATCCATTTTTTTGCCAAAAAAATGGATTGTAGACTCTATGAGTTTCAGGGCCTGTCCCCGAGGGAGGGACAGACGAATAAAGACCAACTAAATCATTTTGCAAAATCCTATGCAAAATATCTAGGAATAAAATCTATTCAGTTTTCAGACTGGAGCGAGGGGCTTGGGCAATTAGAAAAACTTTGCCAGAAAGATAAGATCATTATTCTATTAGATGAGATTTCATGGCTAGGAGGAAAAGATCCTGACTTCCCTGGAAAGCTTAAAAATACCTGCGATCTATTGAACCGAAAAAACGCTTCCATTTTACTTATTCTCTGTGGCTCTGTTTCTAGTTGGATTCAAAGAAATATCCTTAACAATACAGGTTTTGTCGGCAGAATCTCCAGCGAAATTTTCCTCAAAGAATTAAGCTTATTTGAGGCAAAAAAATTCTTAGTTGAAAGAAATAAGAAAATTAAAACGACTGAAATTATAAAATTTTTGAGTCTCACGGGAGGGGTACCAAAATATCTTGAAGAGATTAACCCCAAAGAATCAGCTGAACACACGATTAATTATTTCTTTATGAATGTGAATGGCTTTTTTTTCACAGAATTTGAAACTATTTTTAATGATATTTTTGGCAAGAGAAATGATCTCTATAAAAAAATTCTTTTGCAACTTAATAAAAAACCAATGACTTTAAATGAAATTACTAAATCATTAAATCTGCCTTTAAATGGTGATTCCACCGATTATCTATTCGATCTAGAACAGGCTGGTTTTATTAAAAAATTTTATTCTTGGAACTTTAAAGGGGGAAATTCGAAAAATTACAAATACCGGATTATAGACAATTACACCCGATTTTACTTAAAATATGTATACCCCAAAAAGAATAGAATTCAGGGCCTGCCACACAAACTTAACAATAAAGAAATCATTCAATGGCCCATTATCTTCGCCTTACAATTAGAAAACCTTATCATCAACAATTTATCCAGTCTGATGAACGTGCTCAAAATTGATGTAAATACCATTGAAAATCTAGGGCCTTATTTCCAGACACAAACTAAAATTAAAAACGGACTTCAAATTGATTTATTAATTCAATGTAAGCGTGGAGTGCTTCATCTCTGCGAGATTAAATCTGGATCTGCAATTGAATTATCCGTTGTTGATGAGGTTAAATTAAAAAATAAAAATCTTAAAAAACCCAAGGGCTTTACTATCTTCAACCACCTTATTCACTTGGGAGCGGTTTCAAATTCAGTCATTGAAAGTGATTTCTTTGATAAAATAATTCCCGTAGAAAAATTACTAGATATAGGTGACGAAGCTTGA
- a CDS encoding leucine--tRNA ligase, with product MAKYNPQRFEKKWQTRWEQEKVYQTKNPGELGFDPQKPSYYILDMFPYPSGSGLHVGHASGYIGTDIIARRKRMDGFNVLHPMGWDAFGLPAEQYAIQTGQHPRVTTEQNAQTFRKQLKNLGLSYDWDREIDTSTPEYYQWTQWLFLKLYEKGLVYQKEVAVWWCEDLKTVLANEEVIGGRSERGNHPCVRRPLKQWVLKITEYADRLISDLDLLDWPESVKKMQVDWIGRSEGAEVDFPVEASEKKIRVFTTRPDTLYGVTAVVLSPEHPWSRELTTQAQKPVVEGYIFKATSKSDRERKAEAKEITGVFTGSYAFHPLLPQKKIPIYIADYVIAEYGTGAVMSVPAHDERDHLFAKTQGLPQIRVVVSEGTQSSGVACSDEQACFTEDGKLQNSAQFSGLTSEVARLQITSELEKVGLGEKKITYKLKDWVFSRQRYWGEPFPLSFAPDGSIVPVHESELPVELPDMKDFKPNEDGSAPLARVPEWVQHTSKSLPGVPLLRTTDTMPGWAGSCWYYLRFMDPNNDKAPFSQEAVKYWGMVDLYVGGTSHAVMHLLYARFWHKVFYDLKLVPHPEPFKKLFNQGMVTAFAFKDSTGRLVTSDEVQASGAEWIRKSTGEKVERFITKMSKSLRNVVNPDEVIESHGCDVLRAYEMFMGPLDDEKPWTDEGLPGCERFLKRVWNFFHEENDTLKKQFLKHDDQMSTDRLILERAFHRCLKRVNDSFINFNFNTAIASFMEFLNTAVEKSSAMNRQQAENFLKVLSPFCPHLAAEIWQELGHQKVIDYESWPQLNPAFLEDTDFELVISVNGKPRKRAQVARGTNKEALEKIAKETLGDLIAGTTILKVIIVPDKLVNIVVK from the coding sequence ATGGCCAAGTACAACCCTCAACGTTTTGAAAAAAAATGGCAGACTCGATGGGAACAAGAAAAGGTTTATCAAACAAAAAACCCTGGAGAGCTTGGATTTGATCCTCAGAAGCCTTCTTATTACATCCTTGATATGTTCCCCTATCCTTCAGGTTCGGGTCTTCATGTAGGGCATGCAAGTGGTTATATAGGTACTGATATTATCGCGCGACGGAAACGGATGGATGGTTTTAATGTTTTGCATCCGATGGGTTGGGATGCCTTTGGCCTGCCCGCCGAGCAGTATGCGATTCAGACGGGGCAGCATCCCAGAGTGACGACAGAGCAAAACGCGCAGACCTTTCGCAAGCAATTGAAGAATTTAGGATTGAGTTATGACTGGGATCGTGAAATCGATACCAGCACTCCAGAGTACTATCAATGGACTCAATGGCTTTTTTTAAAATTATATGAAAAAGGATTAGTCTACCAAAAAGAAGTCGCTGTGTGGTGGTGTGAGGATTTAAAAACCGTCTTAGCGAATGAGGAAGTCATCGGGGGACGCTCCGAAAGAGGAAATCATCCTTGTGTGCGTCGGCCCTTAAAACAGTGGGTTTTAAAAATCACGGAATATGCTGACCGACTGATTTCTGATTTGGATCTCTTGGACTGGCCAGAAAGTGTCAAGAAAATGCAGGTAGATTGGATCGGCCGGTCAGAGGGCGCTGAGGTCGATTTTCCTGTTGAAGCTTCTGAAAAAAAGATTCGAGTTTTCACCACCAGACCTGATACCTTGTACGGAGTGACGGCCGTGGTGCTTTCCCCCGAGCATCCCTGGAGTCGAGAATTAACCACTCAAGCCCAAAAGCCTGTGGTTGAGGGTTATATTTTCAAGGCGACTTCAAAATCCGATCGAGAAAGAAAAGCTGAGGCCAAAGAAATCACTGGGGTTTTTACGGGGAGCTACGCATTCCATCCTCTTTTGCCTCAGAAAAAGATTCCAATCTATATTGCAGACTATGTGATTGCTGAATATGGAACAGGAGCGGTGATGTCCGTTCCTGCCCATGATGAACGCGATCATCTCTTTGCCAAAACTCAGGGCTTGCCACAGATTCGTGTCGTCGTGAGTGAAGGGACGCAGTCATCAGGGGTTGCTTGCAGTGACGAACAAGCTTGCTTTACTGAGGATGGAAAGTTGCAAAACTCAGCTCAGTTTTCAGGTTTGACCTCAGAGGTGGCGCGTTTGCAAATCACCTCAGAATTAGAAAAGGTGGGACTAGGAGAAAAGAAAATCACTTATAAATTGAAGGACTGGGTTTTTTCACGACAACGTTATTGGGGTGAACCGTTCCCTTTGTCCTTCGCTCCTGATGGATCGATCGTTCCCGTTCATGAATCAGAGCTCCCGGTGGAATTACCAGATATGAAAGATTTCAAACCAAATGAGGATGGCTCGGCTCCGCTAGCTCGGGTTCCTGAATGGGTGCAACATACTTCCAAATCATTGCCTGGAGTGCCTCTATTGCGCACCACAGACACCATGCCTGGTTGGGCAGGGTCTTGTTGGTACTACCTTCGATTTATGGACCCGAATAATGACAAAGCACCTTTTTCTCAAGAAGCAGTTAAGTATTGGGGAATGGTGGATCTTTATGTGGGAGGAACTTCCCATGCGGTCATGCATTTGTTGTACGCTCGATTTTGGCACAAAGTTTTTTATGATTTAAAATTAGTTCCCCATCCTGAGCCCTTCAAAAAACTTTTCAATCAAGGCATGGTCACCGCCTTTGCCTTTAAAGATTCTACCGGACGTTTGGTAACCTCCGATGAGGTGCAAGCTTCTGGTGCGGAATGGATTCGAAAATCCACCGGCGAAAAAGTGGAAAGGTTTATCACCAAAATGTCCAAGTCCCTTCGGAATGTGGTAAACCCAGATGAAGTGATTGAGTCCCACGGGTGCGATGTCTTACGAGCCTATGAAATGTTTATGGGCCCTCTCGATGATGAAAAACCCTGGACAGATGAGGGCCTTCCTGGATGTGAGAGGTTTTTAAAGCGCGTTTGGAATTTTTTTCATGAAGAAAATGATACCCTGAAAAAGCAATTTTTAAAACACGATGACCAAATGTCTACGGATCGGTTAATTCTTGAGCGAGCTTTTCATCGGTGCTTAAAACGAGTGAATGATTCTTTCATCAATTTTAATTTCAACACGGCTATTGCAAGCTTTATGGAGTTTTTAAATACGGCCGTTGAAAAATCAAGCGCGATGAATCGTCAGCAAGCAGAAAACTTTCTTAAAGTTCTGTCGCCATTTTGTCCTCACTTGGCTGCCGAAATTTGGCAGGAATTAGGACATCAGAAAGTAATTGATTATGAATCGTGGCCTCAACTTAATCCTGCATTTCTTGAAGATACCGATTTCGAGCTAGTGATTTCAGTTAATGGTAAACCCAGAAAGCGAGCCCAGGTGGCGCGAGGAACAAACAAGGAAGCCTTAGAGAAGATTGCCAAGGAGACTTTGGGGGATCTGATCGCAGGAACGACGATCCTTAAAGTGATCATCGTTCCAGACAAGTTAGTGAATATCGTTGTTAAATAA